GAGCAGCGTCGGGAAGATATTCTCGTTGCCGCCGGCAAGGTGTTTGCCGAGCAGGGTTTTCGGTGTGCGGAAGTCCAGCAGATCGCCGATCTCGCTGGCATCGGCAAGGGTACGATCTACCGTTTTTATGCAACCAAGGATGAGCTGTTCAAGGCTGCCGTAGATGCTGCCATGCAGCGGCTTACCGGGCGGGTTGACGCTTCGATCGAGCATTGCCGGGATCCTTTGTTGCAGCTGCGGGCTGCGTTTCGGGCATATATCGAGTTCTTTCGCGAGCATCCCGAGACGGTGGAGCTGTTCATTCATGAACGGGCGGAGCTACGCGGCAGCAAGCCGTTGTACTTCGTCTACTCGGAAGCGCGGCGGCGGCGCTGGGTTGATATCTGCCAGCAGCTGATCGAGCGCTACCCGTGCCGGGTGAAAGATCCAGAGCTCGTGCTCGATGCGCTGGCTAATCTGGCCTACGGAAGCGTGTTCGTCACGCGTATTTCCGAGCGTCGGGTATTGCTCGATGACGAGGCGGAGAAACTGACCGACCTGCTGTTCAACGGCATTCTCGGCCAGGATTGATCATAAGGCGACCGGCGTGTGCCGCCGGCCCAAGTAAAACGACCAATACGGATACACACATGAACTTGCGAACCATCCTCTCCGCATCGGCCCGCCCATCGGCGACGCGGCTTCTCGGCCTGGCTTCCATTGCGCTGTTGCTTGGCGCCTGCGGGGACGAGGAGCAGCAAGCTCAG
Above is a window of Halopseudomonas nanhaiensis DNA encoding:
- a CDS encoding TetR/AcrR family transcriptional regulator, translating into MPEHTSNPAKRQRKSAEQRREDILVAAGKVFAEQGFRCAEVQQIADLAGIGKGTIYRFYATKDELFKAAVDAAMQRLTGRVDASIEHCRDPLLQLRAAFRAYIEFFREHPETVELFIHERAELRGSKPLYFVYSEARRRRWVDICQQLIERYPCRVKDPELVLDALANLAYGSVFVTRISERRVLLDDEAEKLTDLLFNGILGQD